Below is a genomic region from Fischerella sp. PCC 9605.
TGCTACTGACTCTTGACTATTTCTTATATGATTTTTCTTGAGCGATCGCTTTGAGTTCTGTTATTGTGAAGAACTTAGAGCGATCGCTGATTTTTAGGATGACATCAAATTTTGATTGCAGACTCATTGCGTACTGTTACGGTGCATTGAGATGATAGAAAAGAAACTTGCCGTGTTACCTACCCAATTGTAATAACCATTTCCTAGTGCTTCAGCAAGCCTACTCGTATGTAGAAATCCTGCTACATACACCTTTTGCAAACAAGATAACTGCCTAAAATGTCAAAGACAGACAATATGGATACTTGCAGTAGGACTGTCACAAAGAAGAACCTCGATCAGGCTGATAGACAACAGGAGGAACTGTTCAGCATACCCGATTTGCTCTCTCTATTTCTAGAAGATAACGACAGCAAGAAGATTGCTCCTAGCACTCCAGAAACTCAAACAACTGTGCAAAAACCTTTGCAAAAACCCCAGTCACAGACACAAACTTTTCACCGAGCTACCTTAGCAGTTCAAAGACCTGTTGCGTCGGCAACATATGTTACCAAACAGTACCCTTTTTACAAACCTGTTGCGTCGACAACATATGTTACCAAACAGTACCCTTTTTACAAACCGATTGGGTTAGCAAAGTATTCTACCCAACAATACCCTTTCTACAAGCCTGTTGCGACAGCAGCAGAAACCCTAGATCGCAAACCTGTTAGTCAAATAGTAGAGACTAAACAATACCCTGATGCCAAACCTGTTAGCCAAATAGTAGAGACTAAACAATACCCTGATGCCAAACCTGTTAGCCAAACAGTAGAGTCGACAGATTCAACCAAACAATCTCCCATTCAAAGAGTTAGCCAGCAAAAATTGCTGGATACCATTTCCTACATCTTTCTGGATGAAGACAAGCTGGAAGAACTGGAGGAAGTTGATGTCCATACTTCAGAAGCCCAGAAGTCTTCAAGAAAATCAAAATCACGGAAACCAAAGCCAAGCTATTTATCAAATGGACGTTTCGGTTCTAGGGTAGGGTTGGCTTCAGCGATATTTGCTGGGGGATTTGTTGCTGGAGGAGTTTCCTCTTGGCTGGTTTTATCCGAACAAGATGCCGCAGCCAATAGTAAACAGCGGACTTCAGCGCTGAAGTATTCAAACCTTGCCTATGCAGAGACTACCAACAGCATAGCAAAACCCAGCATCAGTGCACCAGAAGTTGATCTCCCTGAGCCCAACTTTGTACCAGATAATCAGCCTCAGGAGCCTGTATCGGAAACTGTTTCCCAAAAAGCTTCCAAGGAGGCACTAGTTCCCGAATCTAATGTCTTAGCTGCGACATCAACACCATTAGTTCAAGCCCGACTGCTCACTTCGACAGACCTGAAGGGGCGTAGTGCCTGGGAATTAACGGTCATGCGTAACGAAATCTATGCTCGCCACGGTCGTCGGTTCAAAGAGCAAAAGTTACAGCGTTACTTTGACACTCAAAGTTGGTATAATCCCCGCTACGCACCGGAAGAATTTCCTAACTCTGTTCTTTCACCAACAGAGCTAAAAAACGCCATCATGATCCGTGAGTACCAGCGTATTCATGGGTTGTTACTCGATCCATAGCTACTTGCGATGAGGGGGTGATTACCAGGGTGTATTTCAATTTTTTAGAATTATCTACCTATTTTGAGCGATTTTTAGATTTAAATTTCCTCTTGAGCGATCGCCCTGAGTCTTTTACATCGAAACTCAAGCGATCGCTTTTCTCTAGTTTGATATAGAGTTTAGTATTATCTCAGTTTTGTCACTTTTTTGTCCCGAGTTTGTCACTATAAACTCATAAAATTAAATCAGATACCTAGGGTATATCTAGTGTTTTTCCAAATTCCAGAAAAAACAGAGAAGCCCTAACCCTTTACAATAGCTCCCTTGGTTCATCTTCCAATACCCCATATTGCCATTTTAGCGGATCGCTTTAAGTTTTAATTTCAAAACTCAGAGCGGTCTTTTTTATAAGATGAGATGATCTAAGTTAGATCTTGTCACAGCTTTATCACTTTTTTAGCCTGAGTTTGTCACCTTACTATTTATAAACTATTGAATAAGGAAGAAGGAATAACTAGTGGGAGAGCGGTGACTTCTACTAGTTGAAAACTGCTAAAATCAAAAATTTTAGTGGGGTGATTGTACTAAGTTGAGAACATGAAGGTTGATCTATCCCTTCTTCCTTCTTTCCTCTTGCTTCGATAAAAAGATATCTAAGATATATCTTGTGTTTGTCTAGGTATGATGTAATACTGTGCCCATGATTAATTCACACTTGAGTTTCTTAGTGTATCTTCTCTAATTCACTAAACCTCTTGAGTCTAGCTGCTTAGCAGCTTTTCATTAGGTATCGCTTTGAAGTTTTAATGTAAAGCACTCAGAGCGATTTTTTTGTATTGAGATGATTAATAAGTTATATTCTGTGCGTTTAATTCAGTTTATATCCCATTGTGAGTGCAGCTTCATGGTTTTCTTCCAATTACCTATTACTTGTTAGCGGCCTCAACGGATAATATAAGTGTTCAAGTGGACATGATATTAGTTTTTGTCACAGGCTTGTTACTTTTTCATACCTAGTTTGTCACCTTTATATTTATAGAATATTTTTTCAGATATATAGATATATAATTCCGTCTATTCAATTAAATATTTAGCATTATTTTTTGTGCATCTTTCTCTATGCATTTTCTCTCCCAGAGCGTTTTGAGTTTTTTATAAAAGACTCGAAGCGTTCATTTCTTATACGTTTATATTAATTATATTTTTTTAATTATGTCTCTAGTTTGTTACTTTTTCAACCCTGATTTGTCACCTTTATATTTATACAATTAATAGTCAAGATATCTAAAAGATATCTGTACTCGGTTCATGATTGATTGCAGTGTACACGACCACTTTGATAAAGAGGAAAGGAAACTTACCCCTAGCCTTTCCTCCTTTCTTTCCTTGTAAATATTAACTAAACAGAACACACAAATTACCCTAGCAACCCAAACTATCTCTGAAAAAAGGTTACAGTGACGTATGCTGAACTTAAGTCAGATCCTTGTCGGGAGGAGTATACTCTGTTTGCTGCGCCAGCAGCTTGAAGCCATCAAAATTCAAAACCCTAATGTGGCTCATTTCTTGTGCAAAATTATCCCTGCTCAGTGTCCTTTTGAGCGGAACATCAAATTATTTAACCAAGTTGTATTTCACATTCCTCCCCTGTGCAAGCTTAACCCCTTTTACGAGCAATTGGTTGCTCTTCGCTTCAAGTCTTTATGTTATCTTGCGGACGAATGTGGTGAAGATGTAACACCCTATTGTTGATAGTCATAGGAATCACCCTATCTCATACAGAGACAAGATATATCGCGTCTCTGTATGAGCAGTCCAAGCCAAGCAACGTTTTTACCTACAGAAGAATTTGTTTGCGGACTATCAAGTATAGACTTTCAGAACTAATTAAGAATCAAAATAAAAAAATTTTGAGGAGGTTTAGAGGTGGTAGTACGTATTAATAAAGATTTGCGTTCTGACAAAAAGCAAAATCTTAAGCAAAAAAATAAATCACCTCGTTTTTTGAAGCCCCGTTCTCAAAAGCACTCGCGTATCCGAAATATTGTCAATTCAAGGTCTTTTCAAGAGAAATTTCGGATCTATACTGGTGAAAAATTGCACTGGCATCAGGTCATCTTACGCCTCAAAGGGACTGTGATTCCGGCAGTTCTCCCTTGGATGCTTTTATGCGGTGGATATGCCTTCTTGGTTTCGGTGGCTGAATACTTTGGATATCTGTCGTCTCTTCGCGATATTAAATCTCTTCCCAATGTTATCTTAAGTCTCAACATTGTTTTGAGTTTGCTCCTAGCTTTCCGAACGAATACAGCCCACGAGCGATTTTGGGAGGGTCGTAAGTTATGGGGAGCGATGGTTAATGTGGTTCGCAACCTAGCTCGTAGCATCTGGATTTTTATTGAAGAACGCGAACCGCATGAGCAAGAAACTAAGGCCGCTACAGTACGACTTGTCGCTGCTTTTGCTGTAGCAA
It encodes:
- a CDS encoding Mo-dependent nitrogenase C-terminal domain-containing protein; the protein is MLNLSQILVGRSILCLLRQQLEAIKIQNPNVAHFLCKIIPAQCPFERNIKLFNQVVFHIPPLCKLNPFYEQLVALRFKSLCYLADECGEDVTPYC
- a CDS encoding YARHG domain-containing protein, with translation MSKTDNMDTCSRTVTKKNLDQADRQQEELFSIPDLLSLFLEDNDSKKIAPSTPETQTTVQKPLQKPQSQTQTFHRATLAVQRPVASATYVTKQYPFYKPVASTTYVTKQYPFYKPIGLAKYSTQQYPFYKPVATAAETLDRKPVSQIVETKQYPDAKPVSQIVETKQYPDAKPVSQTVESTDSTKQSPIQRVSQQKLLDTISYIFLDEDKLEELEEVDVHTSEAQKSSRKSKSRKPKPSYLSNGRFGSRVGLASAIFAGGFVAGGVSSWLVLSEQDAAANSKQRTSALKYSNLAYAETTNSIAKPSISAPEVDLPEPNFVPDNQPQEPVSETVSQKASKEALVPESNVLAATSTPLVQARLLTSTDLKGRSAWELTVMRNEIYARHGRRFKEQKLQRYFDTQSWYNPRYAPEEFPNSVLSPTELKNAIMIREYQRIHGLLLDP
- a CDS encoding bestrophin family protein; the encoded protein is MVVRINKDLRSDKKQNLKQKNKSPRFLKPRSQKHSRIRNIVNSRSFQEKFRIYTGEKLHWHQVILRLKGTVIPAVLPWMLLCGGYAFLVSVAEYFGYLSSLRDIKSLPNVILSLNIVLSLLLAFRTNTAHERFWEGRKLWGAMVNVVRNLARSIWIFIEEREPHEQETKAATVRLVAAFAVAMKLHLRREPVNSELAPFMSQDQYHTLQQVNHSPLQIAFWIGDYLQQQYESERVNVYQLSDLQKMLNDMVDILGGCERILKTPVPLVYTITLKSLLVIYFLVMPLGLVHDLGWWTGLDMSFISLLLLGIDEIGSEIEEPFGHDPSDLPLDFICKTIANNVEELISKPSQVCQERLSA